From a region of the Acidimicrobiales bacterium genome:
- the cobO gene encoding cob(I)yrinic acid a,c-diamide adenosyltransferase, whose product MPRPQSLVLLNTGHGKGKSSAAFGVMTRGWARGWKVGVVQFIKGGKWKTGERKLAEHLDIEWHTLGDGFTWESTDLDETMAKGQHAWAVAAEKLASGDYDLLILDELTYAVKYGWVPVDEVADAIRNRAPKTSVVMTGRDAADELVEVADTVTEMRKVKHAYDQGIGAKKGIEY is encoded by the coding sequence ATGCCTCGCCCGCAGTCGCTCGTCCTGCTCAACACCGGACACGGGAAGGGCAAGTCGTCGGCCGCCTTCGGCGTGATGACGCGGGGGTGGGCTCGGGGCTGGAAGGTCGGCGTCGTCCAGTTCATCAAGGGCGGCAAGTGGAAGACCGGCGAGCGCAAGCTGGCCGAGCACCTCGACATCGAGTGGCACACCCTTGGTGACGGCTTCACGTGGGAATCCACCGACCTCGACGAGACGATGGCCAAGGGCCAGCACGCCTGGGCGGTGGCGGCCGAGAAGCTGGCCTCGGGCGACTACGACCTGCTCATCCTCGACGAGCTCACCTACGCCGTGAAGTACGGGTGGGTGCCGGTGGACGAGGTGGCCGACGCCATCCGCAACCGGGCGCCGAAGACGTCGGTGGTGATGACCGGGCGCGACGCGGCCGACGAGCTGGTCGAGGTGGCCGACACGGTAACCGAGATGCGCAAGGTCAAGCACGCCTACGACCAGGGCATCGGCGCCAAGAAGGGCATCGAGTACTGA